TTAAAATTGAAACGCTCAAGGTATTCCCTGACGGCTGGCATCACGTAGACCGACTCGTGTGGCTGGCCGCTTAGCCATTCAGAAAGAGTTTCGAGCTTTTGATTTATTCGTAGGTGTTTATCGATAATAAAATGATCTTTATTTTTAACTTTACAATACCCGCTTTTCACATGAATTCCGGTCGTACGAAAATTGTGTTCCGCCACCTGCACACCGAGTTTTTCGGCCAGATGCCTCAACTCCTGATAAAGCTGTTCGGGTTTCATATGGCTCATTTACCCCCAAACATGAATCGTCGTCATGACTCCGTTAGTTACTGCCTGGTCCCGATCCAGTCCAGACCTTGCGATTATCGGCTGCTACAACTGCTTTCCCCTTGAAATGAAAGGCAGTTGTGTTTATATTAGCGCCAATCGTGAATTGACACAATAGGAGGAACCTGTATGCAGCCCCAACCGTATTCCATGAGTCAAACCCAAGTTCAAGCGCGCGTCAACGAATTCGTTCGCGGCGTCTACAACTGGATGGCGCTCGGCTTGGCTTTAACCGGCGTTGTGGCCTATTTCGTCACCCACAACGAACCGGCCCTCAAATTCGTGTATCAGGCCAGATGGCTTTTTTTCATTGGCGAACTGGCGTTGGTCTTCATCATTTCTGCCAGAATTCAAAAAATTCAGGCATCGACCGCCACAGGCATGTTCATGGCCTACAGCGCTCTAAACGGCGCGACACTGGCCCTTCTGTTGATCATGTTCACCGGCGAAACCATTGCATCCACCTTTTTTATCTGCGCCGCCATGTTCCTGGCGTTGAGCATCTATGGATGGACCACGAAACGGGACCTGACCGGGTTGGGCAGCTTCCTTTTCATGGGGGTGATCGGCATTCTCATCGCCTCGGTGGTCAATATTTTCATCGGCTCCTATGGCATGCAGATGATCATCAGCTACATCGGGGTGCTGGTGTTCGCCGGCCTGACCGCCTATGACACCCAGCAGATCAAGGCGATGGCCCTGAGCCAGCCGGCCGGACTGAATGCCGGCGCGGTGCGCAAAGGCGCCATCATCGGCGCGTTGAAACTCTACCTGGACTTCATCCTCATGTTCCAGTACCTGCTGATGATTTTGGGCGGTAATCGAAGGTAATTCAATTTTTAATTTATTCCAATGAGTTAAAAAACAAAAAAAGCCTCTGATGAAAAGATCGTCAGAGGCTTTTTCGTGTCAAAACAATAACTTTGGTTTTACCCGATGGCCCGCGCCACCGCATCGGCAATTTGGCGGCAATGCAGGTGTGTGATTTTCTTTGTCGGCCCTTCGACCATGACCCTACACTTTTTCTGGGTTCCCGAGTAGCGCACCAGAACCCTACCCTGATCCCCCAAATCCGCTTCTGCCCGCTGAATCGCACTTACGATGCCGGGAACCGATTCGAGCTCGGGCTTGGATGTCACATCCACGTTGATCAATTCCTGGGGATAGACGGTCATCACCCTGGCAAGTTCCGATAGGGGGCGATCAACCGACTGCATGGCCTGCAACAACCTCAGTCCGGCCAACAACCCGTCGCCGGTGGTATGGGCATCCAAAAAAATCATATGCCCGGAGTCTTCCCCGCCCAAAACCGCACCTTGAGCCCGCATCAACTCCATGACATAGCGATCACCGACCTGGGCCGTCTCCATCCGGATATCCATTTGTTTCAGGGCCAGCTTCAATCCCATATTGCTCATCACCGTGCTGACCACCACATCGTTCTTCAATATGCCTTTGGCTTTCATATCCTTGGCGCAGATGGCCAGGATCTGATCGCCGCTCAGGACTTTGCCCTTTTCATCCACCGCGATGAGGCGATCCCCGTCACCATCGAAGGCAAGGCCGATGTCCGCATTTTGATCGAGAACGGTCTGGACCAGAACTTCTGGATGCTGCGATCCGCAACCGGTGTTGATGTTCATCCCGTTAGGTGCACAAAATAAAGGAATCACATGTGCGCCCAACTGTTGAAACAGAGCCGGCGCCACCTTATAGGTCGCACCATTTGCGCAGTCGAGAACGATGCTCATGTCATTCAGGTCAGGATGGTTCACGGCGGATTTTAAGAAATCGAGGTAAAAACCTGCGGGTTCCGATGTGTTCCGGACCCTGCCGATGTTTTCGCTGCAAGCCTTTACGGCTGTCTCTCCATTCAACACGCGGCGCTCAATCTGCGTTTCTGCTTCATCCGACAGCTTGAATCCCTGGTCGTCGAATACCTTTATCCCATTGTCTTCATATGGGTTGTGCGATGCCGATATTACGATGCCGGCCGCGGCGTCCGTGGCTGATGTCATATGGGCAATACCCGGCGTCGGCAAGACCCCCAGCAGCGATACATCAACCCCTGCCGAACAAACGCCGGCCGCCACCGCCTGGGCGATCATGTCACCGGAAAGCCGTGTATCCTGGCCGATGACGATATGGGCCCGTGTTGGATGTTGATGCCCGTTGAACAGCCCACCCACCGCGCTACCCACCGATAAGGCTGTTTCGATATCCATCGGATATCGATTGGCCACGCCCCGAATACCGTCTGTACCGAACAACTTCCCCATGGATCGCCATTCCCGCACAACGCAATTGAGTTCAAACGGTTAGATCAAAGCCGGCACACACCTTGAGGTATCCGCGACTACCCGTTCCACGATACGGTCGAGCCACGCGGTGCCCGATTCGGTTTGCGCCATCTCCAGGCTTTTTATCACACGCAAATAGTCCTGGCCATTTCTCTTTATAAGCTGATCGATATCCTTCAAAAAGACCTCGGTGCCGTCATCCATCCCGTCAAAAGCCAACAGATTGTCCAATATAGAACGAATATCTTTCCACGCC
This Desulfatitalea tepidiphila DNA region includes the following protein-coding sequences:
- a CDS encoding Bax inhibitor-1/YccA family protein → MQPQPYSMSQTQVQARVNEFVRGVYNWMALGLALTGVVAYFVTHNEPALKFVYQARWLFFIGELALVFIISARIQKIQASTATGMFMAYSALNGATLALLLIMFTGETIASTFFICAAMFLALSIYGWTTKRDLTGLGSFLFMGVIGILIASVVNIFIGSYGMQMIISYIGVLVFAGLTAYDTQQIKAMALSQPAGLNAGAVRKGAIIGALKLYLDFILMFQYLLMILGGNRR
- the glmM gene encoding phosphoglucosamine mutase, yielding MGKLFGTDGIRGVANRYPMDIETALSVGSAVGGLFNGHQHPTRAHIVIGQDTRLSGDMIAQAVAAGVCSAGVDVSLLGVLPTPGIAHMTSATDAAAGIVISASHNPYEDNGIKVFDDQGFKLSDEAETQIERRVLNGETAVKACSENIGRVRNTSEPAGFYLDFLKSAVNHPDLNDMSIVLDCANGATYKVAPALFQQLGAHVIPLFCAPNGMNINTGCGSQHPEVLVQTVLDQNADIGLAFDGDGDRLIAVDEKGKVLSGDQILAICAKDMKAKGILKNDVVVSTVMSNMGLKLALKQMDIRMETAQVGDRYVMELMRAQGAVLGGEDSGHMIFLDAHTTGDGLLAGLRLLQAMQSVDRPLSELARVMTVYPQELINVDVTSKPELESVPGIVSAIQRAEADLGDQGRVLVRYSGTQKKCRVMVEGPTKKITHLHCRQIADAVARAIG